In Serratia marcescens subsp. marcescens ATCC 13880, a single genomic region encodes these proteins:
- the mfd gene encoding transcription-repair coupling factor has protein sequence MSTSDSRNRSSSPRYSLPDRAGDLRQLGQLTGAACAVECAEIVERHPGPVMLIAPDMQNALRLRDEIQQFTDQMVTTLSDWETLPYDSFSPHQEIISDRLSSLYHLPTMARGVIILPVNTLMQRVCPHEFLHGHALVMKKGQRLSRDKLRAQLEQAGYRSVDQVMEHGEFATRGALLDLYPMGSDEPYRIDFFDDEIDSLRIFDVDTQRTLSEVEAINLLPAHEFPTDKNAIELFRSQWREQFEVRRDAEHIYQQVSKSAWPAGIEYWQPLFFSQPLPSLFSYLPANTLIVNTGDLEGAAERFWQDVNQRYESRRVDPMRPLLAPDTLWLRVDALFGELKAWPRIALKTDELPAKAGNTNLDYHALPDLAVQAQHKSPLDNLRRFIEGFDGSVIFSVESEGRRETLQDLLGRIKLAPALIQRLDQAETTGRYMMVGAAEHGFLDGLRQRALICESDLLGERVSRRRQDNRRTINTDTLIRNLAELHPGQPVVHLEHGVGRYVGLTTLEAGGIKAEYLILSYAGEDKLYVPVSSLHLISRYAGGADENAPLHKLGGDAWTRARQKAAERVRDVAAELLDIYAQRAAKAGFAFKHNREQYQLFCQSFPFETTPDQEQAINAVLSDMCQPLAMDRLVCGDVGFGKTEVAMRAAFLAVENGKQVAVLVPTTLLAQQHFDNFRDRFATWPIRIEMMSRFRSAKEQQQVLDDAAEGKVDIIIGTHKLLQSDLRWKDLGLLIVDEEHRFGVRHKERIKAMRADVDILTLTATPIPRTLNMAMSGMRDLSIIATPPARRLAVKTFVREYDSLVVREAILREVLRGGQVYYLYNDVENIEKAAQRLAELVPEARIAIGHGQMRERDLERVMNDFHHQRFNVLVCTTIIETGIDIPSANTIIIERADRFGLAQLHQLRGRVGRSHHQAYAYLLTPNPKAMGTDAHKRLEAIASLEDLGAGFALATHDLEIRGAGELLGEDQSGQMTTVGFSLYMELLESAVDALKNGREPSLEDLTSSQTEVELRMPALLPEDFIPDVNTRLSLYKRIASAKNDGELDELKVELIDRFGQLPDAARNLLQCAALRLHAQKLGIKRIESNERGGFIEFGDNNRVDPGYLIGLLQGNPQVYRLDGPSKLKFTLDLADRQKRLTFTEELLNAFREHTLAA, from the coding sequence ATGAGCACTTCCGATAGCCGTAACCGTTCTTCATCCCCCCGTTATTCTCTGCCCGATCGCGCGGGCGATCTGCGCCAACTGGGGCAACTGACCGGCGCGGCCTGTGCCGTGGAGTGCGCCGAGATCGTCGAACGCCACCCTGGCCCGGTGATGCTGATCGCGCCGGACATGCAAAACGCCCTGCGGCTGCGCGACGAGATCCAGCAGTTCACCGATCAGATGGTGACCACGCTGTCCGACTGGGAAACCCTGCCGTACGACAGCTTCTCGCCGCATCAGGAAATCATCTCGGATCGTTTGTCGAGCCTGTATCACCTGCCGACCATGGCGCGCGGCGTGATCATTCTGCCGGTCAACACCCTGATGCAGCGCGTCTGCCCGCACGAATTCCTGCATGGCCACGCGCTGGTGATGAAGAAAGGCCAGCGCCTGTCGCGCGACAAGCTGCGCGCGCAGTTGGAACAGGCCGGTTACCGCAGCGTCGATCAGGTGATGGAGCATGGCGAATTCGCCACCCGCGGCGCGCTGCTCGATCTTTACCCGATGGGCAGCGATGAGCCTTACCGCATCGACTTTTTCGATGACGAAATCGACAGTCTGCGCATCTTCGACGTCGATACCCAGCGCACGCTGAGCGAAGTCGAGGCCATCAATCTGTTGCCGGCCCACGAGTTCCCCACCGACAAGAACGCCATCGAGCTGTTCCGCAGCCAGTGGCGCGAGCAGTTTGAGGTGCGTCGCGACGCCGAGCACATCTATCAGCAGGTCAGCAAAAGCGCCTGGCCCGCCGGTATCGAATACTGGCAGCCGCTGTTCTTCAGCCAGCCGCTGCCGTCGCTGTTCAGCTACCTGCCGGCCAATACGCTGATCGTCAATACCGGCGATCTGGAGGGCGCCGCCGAGCGCTTCTGGCAGGACGTCAACCAGCGTTACGAAAGCCGCCGCGTCGATCCGATGCGTCCGCTGCTGGCGCCGGATACGCTGTGGCTGCGCGTTGACGCGCTGTTCGGTGAGCTGAAGGCCTGGCCGCGCATCGCGCTGAAAACCGATGAGCTGCCGGCCAAGGCCGGCAATACCAATCTGGATTACCATGCCCTGCCCGACCTGGCTGTGCAGGCGCAGCATAAATCCCCGCTGGATAATTTGCGGCGCTTTATCGAAGGCTTCGACGGCAGCGTGATTTTCTCCGTCGAGAGCGAGGGGCGGCGTGAAACGCTGCAGGATCTGCTCGGCCGCATCAAGCTGGCGCCGGCGCTGATTCAGCGTCTCGATCAGGCGGAGACGACAGGCCGTTACATGATGGTCGGCGCCGCCGAACACGGCTTCCTCGACGGCCTGCGCCAGCGGGCGCTGATCTGCGAAAGCGATCTGCTCGGCGAGCGCGTCAGCCGCCGCCGGCAGGACAACCGGCGCACCATCAACACCGATACCCTGATCCGCAACCTGGCGGAGCTGCATCCCGGCCAGCCGGTGGTGCACCTGGAGCACGGCGTTGGCCGCTACGTCGGCCTGACCACGCTGGAAGCCGGCGGCATCAAGGCCGAATACCTGATCCTCTCCTACGCCGGTGAGGACAAGCTGTACGTGCCGGTGTCTTCGCTGCATCTGATCAGCCGCTACGCCGGCGGCGCGGACGAAAACGCTCCGCTGCACAAACTGGGCGGCGACGCCTGGACGCGCGCGCGGCAGAAAGCGGCCGAGCGGGTGCGCGACGTAGCGGCCGAGCTGCTGGATATCTACGCCCAGCGCGCCGCCAAGGCCGGTTTCGCCTTCAAACACAACCGCGAGCAGTACCAGCTGTTCTGCCAGAGCTTCCCGTTCGAAACCACGCCGGATCAGGAACAGGCGATCAACGCGGTGCTGAGCGACATGTGCCAGCCGCTGGCGATGGACCGCCTGGTGTGCGGCGACGTCGGCTTCGGCAAAACCGAAGTGGCGATGCGCGCCGCCTTCCTGGCGGTGGAAAACGGCAAGCAGGTGGCGGTGCTGGTGCCGACGACACTGCTGGCGCAGCAGCACTTCGACAACTTCCGCGATCGCTTCGCCACCTGGCCGATCCGCATCGAGATGATGTCGCGTTTCCGCAGCGCCAAAGAGCAGCAGCAGGTGCTGGACGACGCGGCCGAAGGCAAAGTGGACATCATTATCGGCACCCACAAGCTGTTGCAGAGCGATCTGCGCTGGAAAGACCTGGGGCTGCTGATCGTCGATGAAGAGCACCGCTTTGGCGTGCGCCACAAGGAGCGCATCAAAGCGATGCGCGCCGACGTCGATATCCTGACGCTGACCGCCACGCCGATCCCGCGTACGCTGAACATGGCGATGAGCGGCATGCGCGATCTGTCGATCATCGCCACCCCACCGGCGCGCCGGCTGGCGGTGAAGACCTTCGTGCGCGAATACGACAGTCTGGTGGTGCGCGAGGCGATCCTGCGCGAAGTGCTGCGCGGCGGCCAGGTTTACTACCTCTACAACGACGTGGAAAACATCGAGAAAGCGGCGCAGCGCCTGGCTGAGCTGGTGCCGGAAGCGCGCATCGCCATCGGTCACGGCCAGATGCGCGAACGCGATCTGGAGCGGGTGATGAACGATTTTCACCACCAGCGCTTCAACGTGCTGGTGTGCACCACCATCATCGAAACCGGCATCGATATCCCCAGCGCCAACACCATCATCATCGAGCGGGCCGATCGCTTCGGCCTGGCGCAGCTGCACCAACTGCGCGGCCGCGTCGGGCGTTCGCACCATCAGGCTTACGCCTATCTGCTGACGCCAAACCCGAAAGCCATGGGCACCGACGCTCATAAACGGCTCGAGGCCATCGCGTCGCTGGAAGATCTCGGCGCCGGTTTCGCGCTGGCGACCCACGATCTGGAGATCCGCGGCGCCGGTGAGCTGCTGGGAGAAGATCAGAGCGGCCAGATGACCACCGTCGGCTTCTCGCTCTATATGGAGCTGCTGGAAAGCGCCGTCGACGCGTTGAAAAACGGCCGAGAACCGTCGCTGGAAGATCTTACCAGCAGCCAGACCGAGGTAGAGTTGCGCATGCCGGCGCTGCTGCCGGAAGATTTCATTCCCGACGTCAATACCCGCCTGTCACTGTATAAGCGTATCGCCAGCGCGAAAAACGACGGTGAGCTTGACGAGCTGAAGGTCGAGCTGATCGACCGCTTCGGTCAACTGCCGGATGCGGCGCGCAATCTGTTGCAGTGCGCGGCGCTGCGCCTGCATGCGCAGAAACTGGGGATCAAACGCATCGAGAGCAACGAACGCGGCGGCTTTATCGAGTTCGGCGACAACAACCGCGTCGATCCGGGTTATCTGATCGGCCTGTTGCAGGGCAATCCGCAGGTTTACCGCCTGGACGGCCCGAGCAAGCTGAAGTTCACGCTCGATCTGGCCGATCGCCAAAAACGCCTGACGTTCACCGAAGAGCTGCTGAACGCCTTCCGCGAGCACACGCTGGCGGCCTGA
- the lolC gene encoding lipoprotein-releasing ABC transporter permease subunit LolC, which yields MYQPVALFIGLRYMRGRASDRFGRFVSWLSTIGITLGVMALVTVLSVMNGFEKDLENNILGLMPQALVTSPQGSVNPQQLPASEVQKLQGVTRVAPLTTGDVVLQSARSVAVGVMLGVNPDEADPLTPYLVNVKQQQLQPGQYNIIIGEQLAGQLGVKRGDSLRVMVPSASQFTPMGRIPSQRLFTLIGTFHANSEVDGYQLLVNQQDASRLMRYPAGNITGWRLFLQQPLTVDTLSQQALPAGTVWKDWRDRKGELFQAVRMEKNMMGLLLSLIVAVAAFNIITSLGLLVMEKQGEVAILQTQGLTRRQIMSVFMVQGASAGIIGSLLGTLLGVLLATNLNNLMPILGALIDGASLPVAVDPLQVTIIAVVAMAVSLLSTLYPSWRAAAVQPAEALRYE from the coding sequence ATGTATCAACCTGTCGCGTTATTCATTGGCCTGCGCTACATGCGCGGGCGAGCCTCAGACCGCTTCGGGCGGTTTGTGTCCTGGCTTTCCACCATCGGCATTACGCTGGGGGTGATGGCGTTGGTCACCGTGCTGTCGGTGATGAACGGATTTGAAAAGGATCTGGAAAACAACATTCTCGGCCTGATGCCGCAGGCGTTGGTCACCAGTCCGCAAGGATCGGTCAACCCGCAGCAGCTGCCGGCCTCCGAAGTGCAGAAGCTGCAGGGCGTCACGCGCGTCGCGCCGCTGACCACCGGTGACGTGGTGCTGCAAAGCGCCCGCAGCGTGGCGGTCGGGGTGATGCTCGGCGTCAATCCCGACGAGGCCGATCCGCTGACCCCGTATCTGGTCAACGTCAAGCAGCAACAGCTGCAGCCGGGCCAATACAACATCATCATCGGCGAACAGCTGGCGGGGCAACTGGGCGTCAAGCGCGGCGATTCGCTGCGCGTGATGGTGCCGAGCGCCAGCCAGTTCACGCCGATGGGCCGCATTCCCAGCCAGCGCCTGTTCACTCTCATCGGCACCTTCCACGCCAACAGCGAGGTGGACGGCTATCAGCTGCTGGTCAACCAACAGGACGCTTCGCGCCTGATGCGCTACCCGGCCGGCAACATCACCGGCTGGCGCCTGTTCCTGCAACAGCCGCTGACGGTCGATACCCTCAGCCAACAGGCGCTGCCGGCGGGCACTGTCTGGAAAGACTGGCGCGATCGCAAGGGCGAGCTGTTCCAGGCGGTGCGTATGGAGAAGAACATGATGGGGCTGCTGCTCAGCCTGATCGTGGCGGTGGCGGCGTTTAACATCATTACATCGCTCGGCCTGCTGGTGATGGAGAAGCAGGGCGAGGTCGCCATTCTGCAGACCCAGGGGCTGACCCGCCGCCAGATCATGTCGGTGTTCATGGTGCAAGGCGCCAGCGCCGGCATTATCGGTTCGCTGCTCGGCACGCTGCTCGGCGTGCTGCTGGCCACCAACCTGAATAACCTGATGCCGATCCTCGGCGCCTTGATCGACGGCGCTTCGCTGCCGGTGGCGGTCGATCCGCTGCAGGTGACGATCATCGCCGTGGTGGCGATGGCGGTTTCCCTGTTGTCCACGCTTTATCCTTCATGGCGCGCTGCCGCCGTACAACCCGCTGAGGCTTTACGTTATGAGTAA
- the lolD gene encoding lipoprotein-releasing ABC transporter ATP-binding protein LolD produces MSNHLLLQCDNLCKTYQEGNLHTDVLRNVSFAMQQGEMMAIVGSSGSGKSTLLHLLGGLDSPTSGEVIFKGESLNAMSSAAKAELRNRQLGFIYQFHHLLPDFTALENAAMPLLIGGAKPAQAQEKAREMLAAVGLEKRSKHRPSELSGGERQRVAIARALVNNPALVLADEPTGNLDKRTADSIFDLLGELNVRQGTAFLVVTHDLQLAKRLSRQLEMADGHLQAQLTLMGAE; encoded by the coding sequence ATGAGTAACCATCTTTTGCTGCAGTGTGACAACCTGTGCAAGACCTACCAGGAAGGCAATCTGCACACCGACGTGCTGCGCAACGTCAGCTTTGCCATGCAGCAGGGCGAGATGATGGCGATCGTCGGCAGCTCGGGTTCCGGCAAGAGCACCCTGTTGCACCTGCTGGGCGGGTTGGACTCGCCGACCTCCGGCGAGGTGATCTTCAAGGGCGAATCGCTGAACGCCATGTCTTCGGCGGCCAAGGCCGAGCTGCGCAACCGCCAGTTGGGCTTCATCTATCAGTTCCACCATCTGTTGCCGGACTTCACCGCGTTGGAAAACGCCGCCATGCCGCTGCTGATCGGCGGCGCCAAGCCGGCGCAGGCGCAGGAGAAAGCGCGGGAGATGCTGGCGGCGGTCGGGCTGGAAAAGCGCAGCAAACACCGCCCGTCCGAGCTTTCCGGCGGCGAGCGTCAGCGCGTGGCGATCGCCCGTGCGCTGGTCAACAACCCGGCGCTGGTGCTGGCGGACGAACCGACCGGTAACCTGGATAAACGCACTGCAGACAGCATCTTCGATCTGCTAGGCGAGCTGAACGTGCGCCAGGGCACCGCGTTCCTGGTGGTGACGCACGATCTGCAGCTGGCCAAGCGACTGAGCCGCCAGCTGGAAATGGCCGACGGCCACCTGCAGGCGCAGCTGACCCTGATGGGGGCCGAGTAA
- the lolE gene encoding lipoprotein-releasing ABC transporter permease subunit LolE, which produces MAGASLSFLTALRFSRGRKRGGMVSLISVISTIGIALGVAVLIVGLSAMNGFERELKNRILAVVPHGELEPVNQPFSGWPSILQRVEKVPGILAAAPYINFTGLMENGAQLRAVEVKGVDPQQESRLSALPQYVQGDAWANFKPGEQQVILGKGVADALGVKQGAYVTVMIPNSDPEMKLLQPKRIRLHVTGILQLSGQLDHSLALVPLADAQQYLDMGDSVTGIALKMNDVFAANKLVRDAGEVTNAYIYIKSWIGKYGYMYRDIQMIRAIMYLAMVLVIGVACFNIVSTLVMAVKDKSADIAVLRTLGAKDGFIRAIFIWYGLLAGLLGSLSGVVIGVIASLQLTNIIRGIEKLVGHSFLSGDIYFIDFLPSELHWLDVLIVLATAIVLSLLASWYPARRASRIDPARVLSGQ; this is translated from the coding sequence ATGGCGGGAGCCTCACTGTCCTTCCTGACGGCCCTGCGTTTTAGCCGCGGCCGTAAACGCGGCGGCATGGTGTCGCTGATCTCGGTCATCTCCACCATCGGCATCGCGCTGGGGGTGGCGGTGCTGATCGTCGGTCTGAGCGCGATGAACGGCTTTGAGCGCGAGCTCAAGAACCGCATTCTGGCGGTGGTGCCGCACGGCGAGCTCGAGCCGGTCAATCAGCCGTTCAGCGGTTGGCCGTCGATTCTGCAGCGGGTGGAAAAGGTGCCGGGCATCTTGGCCGCCGCGCCGTACATCAACTTTACCGGCCTGATGGAAAACGGCGCGCAGCTGCGCGCGGTGGAAGTCAAAGGCGTGGATCCGCAGCAGGAGAGCCGACTGAGCGCGCTGCCGCAGTATGTGCAGGGCGACGCCTGGGCCAACTTCAAGCCCGGCGAGCAGCAGGTGATCCTCGGCAAGGGCGTGGCCGACGCGCTGGGCGTCAAGCAGGGCGCCTATGTCACGGTGATGATCCCTAACAGCGACCCGGAGATGAAGCTGCTGCAGCCGAAGCGCATTCGCCTGCACGTGACCGGCATTTTGCAGCTCAGCGGCCAGCTCGATCACAGCCTGGCGCTGGTGCCGCTGGCCGATGCGCAGCAGTATCTCGACATGGGTGACAGCGTCACGGGCATCGCGCTCAAGATGAACGACGTGTTCGCCGCCAACAAGCTGGTGCGCGACGCCGGCGAAGTGACCAACGCTTACATCTACATCAAGAGCTGGATCGGCAAGTACGGCTACATGTACCGCGACATCCAGATGATCCGCGCCATCATGTACCTGGCGATGGTGCTGGTGATTGGCGTGGCCTGCTTCAACATCGTCTCCACGCTGGTGATGGCGGTGAAAGACAAAAGCGCCGACATCGCGGTGCTGCGCACCCTGGGCGCCAAAGACGGCTTTATCCGCGCCATCTTCATCTGGTACGGGCTGCTGGCCGGGCTGCTGGGCAGCCTGAGCGGCGTGGTGATCGGGGTGATCGCCTCGCTGCAGCTGACCAACATCATCCGTGGCATCGAGAAACTGGTCGGTCACTCCTTCCTGTCGGGCGATATTTACTTCATCGACTTCCTGCCTTCCGAGCTGCACTGGCTGGATGTGCTGATCGTGCTGGCGACCGCCATCGTGCTGAGCCTGTTGGCCAGTTGGTATCCGGCGAGGCGCGCCAGCCGCATCGATCCGGCGCGGGTGCTGAGCGGACAATAA
- the nagK gene encoding N-acetylglucosamine kinase translates to MYYGFDMGGTKIELGVFDDNLQRIWQKRVPTPREDYRQLLATLCDLTLEADAFCGRRGSVGIGIPGLPNDDDGTLFTANVPAAMGRPLPRDLAALIGREVRVDNDANCFALSEAWDDEFRRYPTVLGIILGTGVGGGLIVDGKTVPGRNYIAGEFGHLRLPVDALEVLGRDVPRVACGCGHQGCIENYISGRGFEWMYAHFYDRRLPATEIIAHYQAGEPQAVAHVDRFMDVLAICLGNLLTVLDPHLVVIGGGLSNFDAIYRALPQRLPAHLLRVARLPRIEKARYGDAGGVRGAAFLNLARPT, encoded by the coding sequence ATGTACTACGGTTTCGATATGGGCGGCACCAAGATTGAGCTGGGGGTGTTCGACGACAACCTGCAGCGCATTTGGCAAAAGCGGGTGCCGACGCCGCGTGAAGATTACCGGCAGCTGCTGGCCACGCTGTGCGATCTGACCCTTGAGGCGGATGCGTTTTGCGGCCGGCGCGGCAGCGTCGGCATCGGTATTCCGGGCCTGCCCAACGACGATGACGGCACGTTGTTTACCGCCAACGTGCCGGCGGCGATGGGGCGGCCGCTGCCGCGCGATCTGGCGGCGCTGATCGGGCGCGAGGTGCGCGTCGATAACGACGCCAACTGCTTTGCGCTGTCGGAAGCCTGGGACGACGAGTTCCGCCGCTACCCGACGGTGCTGGGCATCATTCTCGGCACCGGCGTAGGCGGCGGCCTGATCGTCGACGGCAAGACGGTGCCCGGGCGCAACTATATCGCCGGCGAGTTCGGCCATTTGCGCCTGCCGGTGGACGCGCTCGAGGTGCTGGGGCGTGATGTGCCTCGCGTTGCCTGCGGGTGCGGCCATCAGGGTTGCATTGAAAATTACATATCGGGCCGCGGTTTCGAATGGATGTACGCCCATTTCTATGACCGGCGCTTGCCTGCCACCGAGATCATTGCGCATTATCAGGCGGGCGAGCCGCAGGCGGTGGCTCACGTCGACCGCTTTATGGACGTGCTGGCGATCTGCTTGGGCAACCTGCTGACGGTGCTGGATCCGCACCTGGTGGTGATCGGCGGCGGGCTGTCGAACTTCGACGCCATTTACCGGGCGTTGCCGCAGCGGCTGCCGGCTCACCTGCTGCGGGTGGCCCGGCTGCCGCGCATCGAGAAAGCGCGCTATGGCGACGCCGGCGGCGTGCGCGGCGCGGCGTTTCTCAATTTGGCTCGCCCAACGTAA
- the cobB gene encoding Sir2 family NAD+-dependent deacetylase: MHTRHRLCQFRKSKHVLHQRFRSRIFHRDTMAAAELKKPFVVVLTGAGISAESGIRTFRAADGLWEEHRVEDVATPEGFQRDPALVQAFYNERRRQLQTEEIVPNAAHRALADLEEWLGDNFLLVTQNIDNLHERAGSKRVLHMHGELLKVRCTQSGQVFEWPGDLSVDDRCHCCQFPAPLRPHVVWFGEMPLGMDDIYQALSKADFFVAIGTSGHVYPAAGFVHEARLGGAYAMELNLEPSQVESQFDEKHYGLASEVVPRFVHKFLVGKVARADRP, from the coding sequence ATGCACACTCGCCATCGGCTGTGTCAATTTCGCAAGAGTAAGCATGTGCTGCATCAGCGCTTTCGTTCACGCATTTTTCACCGTGACACCATGGCGGCGGCCGAGCTGAAAAAGCCGTTTGTGGTGGTGTTGACCGGGGCCGGCATTTCGGCCGAGTCGGGCATTCGCACCTTCCGCGCCGCGGATGGGTTGTGGGAAGAGCACCGGGTGGAGGATGTCGCCACGCCGGAAGGTTTCCAGCGCGATCCGGCGCTGGTGCAGGCGTTTTACAACGAACGCCGCCGTCAGCTGCAGACGGAGGAGATCGTTCCGAACGCCGCGCACCGCGCGCTGGCGGATCTGGAAGAGTGGCTGGGGGACAACTTCCTGCTGGTCACGCAAAACATCGATAATCTGCATGAGCGCGCCGGCAGCAAGCGGGTGCTGCATATGCACGGCGAATTGTTGAAGGTGCGCTGCACCCAATCGGGGCAGGTGTTCGAATGGCCCGGCGATCTCAGCGTCGACGATCGTTGCCATTGCTGCCAGTTCCCGGCGCCGCTGCGGCCACACGTGGTGTGGTTCGGCGAGATGCCGCTGGGCATGGACGACATCTACCAGGCGCTGAGCAAGGCCGATTTCTTCGTCGCCATCGGCACTTCCGGCCACGTCTATCCGGCGGCCGGGTTCGTGCATGAGGCGCGGCTGGGCGGCGCCTACGCGATGGAGTTGAACCTGGAGCCGAGCCAGGTGGAAAGCCAGTTCGACGAGAAACACTACGGTCTGGCCAGTGAAGTGGTGCCGCGTTTTGTGCACAAGTTCCTGGTGGGCAAGGTGGCGCGGGCCGACAGGCCCTGA
- the potD gene encoding spermidine/putrescine ABC transporter substrate-binding protein PotD produces MKKWSHLLAAGMMALSFCSANASDGKTLYFYNWTEYVPPGLLEQFTKETGIKVIYSTYESNESMYAKLKTYKDGAYDLVVPSTYFIAKMSKEGMLQKIDKSKLSHFKDLDPTLLNKPFDPNNDYSIPYIWGATAIGVNSDAQDPSTVTAWADLWQPQYKGRLLLTDDAREVFQMALLKLGYSGNTTDPKEIEAAYHELQKLMPNVLAFNSDNPGNPFMEGEVNVGMVWNGSAFVARQAGTPLEIVWPKEGGIFWMDSLAIPANARNVEGALKLIDFLLRPEIAVQVAETIGYPTPNLAAKKLLSPEIANDPSLYPDKAVIEHGEWQNDVGDASTLYESYFQKLKAGR; encoded by the coding sequence ATGAAAAAGTGGTCACATCTGCTCGCAGCCGGGATGATGGCGCTGAGTTTCTGCTCTGCAAACGCCTCTGACGGCAAGACACTGTACTTCTATAACTGGACTGAATACGTCCCGCCGGGGCTGCTGGAGCAGTTCACCAAAGAAACCGGCATCAAGGTGATCTATTCCACCTATGAATCCAACGAAAGCATGTACGCCAAGCTGAAGACCTACAAAGACGGCGCGTACGATCTGGTGGTGCCTTCCACGTACTTCATCGCCAAGATGAGCAAGGAAGGCATGCTGCAAAAAATCGACAAGAGCAAGCTCAGCCACTTCAAGGATCTCGATCCCACCCTGCTGAACAAGCCGTTCGATCCCAACAACGACTATTCCATTCCTTACATCTGGGGCGCTACCGCCATCGGCGTCAACAGCGACGCGCAGGATCCCTCTACCGTTACCGCCTGGGCCGATCTGTGGCAACCGCAGTACAAGGGCCGCCTGCTGCTGACCGACGACGCGCGCGAAGTGTTCCAGATGGCGCTGCTCAAGCTGGGTTATTCCGGCAACACCACCGATCCGAAAGAGATCGAAGCCGCCTACCACGAACTGCAGAAATTGATGCCGAACGTGCTGGCCTTCAACTCCGACAACCCGGGCAACCCGTTTATGGAAGGGGAAGTCAACGTCGGCATGGTGTGGAACGGTTCGGCCTTTGTGGCGCGCCAGGCCGGCACGCCGCTGGAGATCGTCTGGCCGAAGGAAGGCGGGATCTTCTGGATGGACAGCCTGGCCATTCCGGCCAACGCGCGCAACGTCGAAGGGGCGCTGAAGCTGATCGACTTCCTGTTACGGCCGGAAATCGCGGTGCAGGTGGCGGAGACCATCGGTTACCCGACGCCGAACCTGGCGGCGAAGAAGCTGCTGTCGCCGGAGATCGCCAACGACCCGTCACTCTATCCGGATAAGGCGGTGATTGAGCACGGCGAGTGGCAAAACGACGTCGGCGACGCCAGCACGCTGTACGAAAGCTACTTCCAAAAGTTGAAAGCCGGGCGCTAA
- a CDS encoding MurR/RpiR family transcriptional regulator — protein MNFKQVFSQAELSKTDLTILHCILDNPDACIDDGIRAVSARCYSSPSTLVRLAKKLGFRGYLELVYFIKFNLTMAPAYQAERPTSAAPPAQQAQFLDLLDSGKILIHGSGFSQLVAQYMYNKFMTLGVDSYLSLWPDFDILDRETRFRFDMVIVISKSGNSGSALSWGEAVKRNRILLAAFCGDGDSPLAQQADMTFLFEDRQKYDHDIYYPNPFFGHCLLGFENVITAWFERRGR, from the coding sequence ATGAATTTCAAACAGGTCTTCAGCCAGGCGGAGCTCAGCAAGACGGATCTGACGATTTTGCACTGCATTCTCGACAACCCGGACGCCTGCATCGACGACGGCATCCGCGCGGTGTCCGCACGCTGCTACAGTTCCCCCTCGACGCTGGTACGGCTGGCTAAAAAGCTGGGCTTTCGTGGCTATCTCGAACTGGTTTATTTCATCAAATTCAACCTGACGATGGCGCCGGCCTACCAGGCGGAACGCCCTACGTCGGCGGCGCCGCCGGCCCAGCAGGCGCAGTTTCTCGATCTGCTCGACAGCGGCAAGATCCTGATCCACGGCAGCGGTTTTTCGCAGCTGGTGGCGCAGTATATGTACAACAAGTTTATGACGCTGGGCGTAGACAGTTACCTGTCGCTGTGGCCGGATTTCGACATTCTTGACCGTGAGACGCGCTTTCGCTTCGACATGGTGATCGTGATTTCAAAGTCGGGCAACAGCGGCTCGGCGCTGAGCTGGGGCGAGGCGGTGAAGCGTAACCGCATTCTGCTGGCGGCCTTCTGCGGCGACGGCGACAGCCCGCTGGCGCAACAGGCCGACATGACCTTTCTGTTTGAGGACCGGCAAAAATACGATCACGATATCTACTATCCCAACCCGTTTTTCGGTCACTGTCTGTTGGGATTCGAGAATGTGATCACCGCCTGGTTTGAACGGCGCGGCCGCTGA